In the Treponema maltophilum ATCC 51939 genome, ACGCGCAGTCGCATTAAAAGAAAGCGCGCACGGCGGTAAAGCGCAGCTTTATATTGCCGATGTGTGTACGGGCTCGGGCTGCGTTATTTTATCGACTCTCAAAACGCTTGAGCAAAAGCATTCGGAACTCTGTAAAAACATCCGGCTCGTTTGCCATGCATCGGACATTTCCGAAAAAGCGCTGAGGGTTGCGCGAAAAAACGCCGACCGTTTATTGAATTCTTCGGCAATCGAAAAACCGCGTTTTTTTTGTGCGGACTTACTCGGCTTCAGCCCTCCGGCAGGCAGTGTAAGCGAAAACCGCTATGATATAATTGTGAGCAACCCGCCCTATGTACCGTCAAAGACCGCCGCCGAACTTTTGGAGGACGGAAGAAGCGAACCGCTTTTAGCCTTGGACGGCGGCAAAGACGGCTTGGACATAATCCGTCGGCTTGTGCCGCAAGCGTTCACGGCTTTAAAAAAAGGCGGTGTCTTTTTAGTCGAAACGGGAGAATACAACGCGGGCGAAACGCGGAGCCTCATGACAAAGTCCGGCTTTATCGATATAGTAACGTATAACGATTTTGGAGGACTTCCCCGTGTAACGCGCGGAGTAAAGGCCAAATGAGCGACTTTCAGTTAAACAGAACAATAACCGATCCTCAGCTTCTTATGGAAACTTTTTTCCGCGAATATCCCGATTATGCCGGAAAAGACAAAGATTTTATACAATCCGGCTGGAAATTCCTGTGCGCTCAAGCGGGAGACAAACAGCGTCCCGGCGGCGAGCCGTACATTCTGCACCCTATGCGCGTCGCCTGTATTTTGGCGGAAAACAAGTTGGACGGCGAATGTATCGTTGCCGGCTTTTTGCACAATATTTTGAAATTTGAAGACGTCGATCCCGAAAAAATCGAACGGCAGTTCGGGCCGGCCGTCATAAATATTATCCGCTGTTCGCAGCGCATTACGGGCCTCAATATGAAAAGCAAAACGCTCGAACAGGCCGATTCCTTCCGCAAAATGCTGTTTGCGATGACCGACGACATCCGCGTTATTTTGGTAAAAATGGCCGACCGGCTCGACCGCATCCGCAGTATCTCATTTCTTGAAAGCGAAGAACAAAAAAGTCTTCCGTCCGAAATTATCGAAATTTGGGCGCCGCTTGCAAACCGCTTAGGTATGGCCGCGGTAAAAATCGAAATGGAAGATTTAAGCTTGAAATTTTCCAATCCCGACGTATTCGCACAGCTGAAAAAAATCGTTTCGCTGAAAAAAAGCGAGCGCACCGAATATATCGAAAAAGCGCAAAAAGAAATTTACAAAGCCGCGGTAAAAGCGGGTATTGAAGTTTCCGTGTACGGCAGGGCGAAACATTTTTATTCGATTTATCAAAAAATGCGCAAAAAGAACCGCACCGCCGAAGAACTTTTGGATTTGCTCGCCATACGAATTTTATGCAAAACGACCGCCGATTGTTACATCATGGTCGGGCTCGTGCATAACCTGTGGAAGCCGCTCGAAGGAAGATTTAAAGATTATATCGCGATGCCCAAGGCAAACGGGTACCGGAGCATACACACGACCGTTTTGTGCGGCACTCGTCCTTTGGAAATTCAAATACGGACGCACGAAATGCATGCGGTCGCCGAACACGGAGTCGCAAGCCACTGGCTGTACAAAAAAGGCATGAGCAAGGATTTGGTCGACATCGACAGTCTTGCGATTATCAATCAATTAAAAGAACTGCGAAAAGACCATTTGAATGACGGCGAATTTTTTAACGAAATCAAAAGCGAACTTTTGGGCGATTCGATTTTCGTGTTTACGCCCAAAGGCGAAGTAAAAAAATTACCGATAGGTTCCACCGCAATCGATTTTGCCTACGCGATCCACAGCCGCATCGGAGAAACCCTCGTCGGCGCAAAGGCGGACGGTCATATCATTCCGCTTTCAAAGCCTTTAAAGAATACGCAGATTATCGAAATTTTGACGAACCCGCAGGCGCACCCGACGGAAAATCAGCTGAGGATGGTAAAAACCGCTCGTGCGCGCTCCAAAATACGCGCATGGCTTGCCCAAAATAATGCACCCGATGCGTCCGTAAAAGAGGCGGTAAAGCCGTCCGCAAAGTCCGCAGCGAAACCGCTTGCAGAGCCGGAACCCAAACTTGAATCGGCTGCCGCTAAAAGCGGCACCGACCCCGCCGTAAAGATCGGTACAAAAAGCGGCGCTCCCGCCGCGGGAGAAGTTCCCCTGCAGGACACCGAAGGCGGCGTCCCCGTTAAAATCCGCATCGGGGATACGGCAAACTTTTTGGCGTCGACGGCAAAGTGCTGCCGGCCGAAATACGGCGACCCGATTGTCGGCTACGTATCGCGCGGACGCGGCATCATTGTCCACCGCGCCGACTGCAAAAACTTCAGTCGTATTGCGAACATAGCCGAACGCACCGTTCAGGTTATGTGGAAAGATATTCCCTTGCAAACTTCAAGTGTTGTAAAATCTCCCCAAAAGACCGTCCCCAAAAACGAGGAAAGATAAGGAACCCGATTGTTAACATACCGCACAACAAGTATAGTATTTTTTTGTGCGAGTCTCGTTGCCGGTTCGGCTTTTTTATCTGTCGGGTTCTTTTATTTTTTAATTATTTCCTGAATAAAAATCAAACCAAACAAAGATGCAATGAATAAAGCAAACAGTCTGACTGTATAATCCCATGTTTCCAGATTTCGTCTTACATATATTTTACGGGTGTGCGGTTCAATTCTTAAATCAATCGGATTCAACTTTGTATTGAACAAGACAAGCGTCATGTTTTGCAGCTTATCATCGATAACATATTTTATGTTATACACATATTTTATTTGAGTTGTATAACCTTGGTTTTTTGACGGGAAATGCTCGGTAAATATTTGTTCCCGTATGTCGACAATTTGTACGCTTTCCCACTTTATAGACAAATCGTTTTTGATATTTTTCATGATTGTTTTAAAACATAATAAAAGAACTACAGCAAAACAACAAAAAGCAAGTATACTATTAATTACAATTCCGTTCAGCATTTGTTTCTTCATTCTTCTTGTGTGTTTTCACCCGTATAATCCATCCGTGTTTTCGGAACTTCGTGCGCACTTTTGCCGCAGAATCCAATCGGTGGCGAGTGCGGCCGACGTGTATAAAAGGCAGCTTGTGTTGTGGCTCACGGAGCGCAAGCGTTTTCCCGTTTCGGGATCGACGAAACAATAGTCGGCCGGCGCGATATGCAGGTGCGCGCAGTCGGGAGAAACGGCTTCAAGTTCGGTTTGCGAATCGATTTGATTTAAGGGGCGGAACGCGTACAGTTTGCAGTGCGCGCGCTCAATCAAAACCTGCGGAACTTTTTCGGGGTGCAGCGCAAAATCATTTTGCCGTGCTTCGCGCGCTTTGGGGTGCAGGTTTTCGAGCGAGCGCTCAAAGGCCGCGCCCGTGTTTAATGCCGCGGTAAAGATACGTTCGGCTTGTTCGTCGGGAACAATGTCTTCGATTATACCTGCCATATCGTATTCGCCGGCGCTTTCGCCGCTTACGGTTTCGTTTGCATCGTCTTTTCCGTAAAAAAAGCCGGTACCGAACGCGCGGTGGCTGGTTTTGTATAGGTCGTCGATAAAGGGCTGCGCTTCTTCTCGGGTAATGCGCCCTTCGGCAAGATCTACGGCTTTTCGGTACGCGCGGGTTACGAC is a window encoding:
- the prmC gene encoding peptide chain release factor N(5)-glutamine methyltransferase, with product MTIREARRSAIGLLESSALSKQVSPTSALDVDCLLCAVLHTNRSALLAHDEQSLSPSQYKAFCKAVEKRQTGLPVAYIVGHKEFFGFDFCVSPAVLIPKSDTELLVELALGEFEKRAVALKESAHGGKAQLYIADVCTGSGCVILSTLKTLEQKHSELCKNIRLVCHASDISEKALRVARKNADRLLNSSAIEKPRFFCADLLGFSPPAGSVSENRYDIIVSNPPYVPSKTAAELLEDGRSEPLLALDGGKDGLDIIRRLVPQAFTALKKGGVFLVETGEYNAGETRSLMTKSGFIDIVTYNDFGGLPRVTRGVKAK
- a CDS encoding RelA/SpoT family protein, which translates into the protein MSDFQLNRTITDPQLLMETFFREYPDYAGKDKDFIQSGWKFLCAQAGDKQRPGGEPYILHPMRVACILAENKLDGECIVAGFLHNILKFEDVDPEKIERQFGPAVINIIRCSQRITGLNMKSKTLEQADSFRKMLFAMTDDIRVILVKMADRLDRIRSISFLESEEQKSLPSEIIEIWAPLANRLGMAAVKIEMEDLSLKFSNPDVFAQLKKIVSLKKSERTEYIEKAQKEIYKAAVKAGIEVSVYGRAKHFYSIYQKMRKKNRTAEELLDLLAIRILCKTTADCYIMVGLVHNLWKPLEGRFKDYIAMPKANGYRSIHTTVLCGTRPLEIQIRTHEMHAVAEHGVASHWLYKKGMSKDLVDIDSLAIINQLKELRKDHLNDGEFFNEIKSELLGDSIFVFTPKGEVKKLPIGSTAIDFAYAIHSRIGETLVGAKADGHIIPLSKPLKNTQIIEILTNPQAHPTENQLRMVKTARARSKIRAWLAQNNAPDASVKEAVKPSAKSAAKPLAEPEPKLESAAAKSGTDPAVKIGTKSGAPAAGEVPLQDTEGGVPVKIRIGDTANFLASTAKCCRPKYGDPIVGYVSRGRGIIVHRADCKNFSRIANIAERTVQVMWKDIPLQTSSVVKSPQKTVPKNEER